In Candidatus Methanomethylicota archaeon, the genomic stretch AAATTTTCAGAGAGAACCCTTCTTAAACCCTTTAACAACATTAACTATCCGCTTCAATTTTTCAATTGAAACTCTATAAGCATCTTCGGGATTTTTGAAGTATCCGATTAAGCCGCGGAATCCACAATCAGGCTTCACCATTATAAGCCTATCACCAAACCTTTCAATGCCAACATTGATCAGCTTGGCAATATCGTCTTCAGATTCCACGTTGGGATTCTTGGAGGATACGCAACCGAAAGATATGAACTTATCATGCTTCTCCAGTTCATCGAATTTGTAGACTTCAATATTCCTTGGTGTATCCTTGAATTCATGATCTAAAATCTTAATATATTTAGCATTGAGTAGAATGTTTTTGAGTAGTGGGGGAATTAAGCCGCAAACGTGAACTCCAGCGAAATCCACACCACTCAAAATGGTATTGAATGAATTAATGATATCCTCAGCAGTATACCCAAACAGTATCCTATTCGATCCAACGATAACTGAGAGTATTGGTTCATCAACTACAATGAAGTTGAATCCAAGTTCGTTATAGAGGTATTCAACGTACCGTCTAACGAAGTTCACCATGTATTGTAGGACGAAACCCCTTTTACTAAGCATGGAGGAAGATATATCCCTCCTCTCAGGGGTAAGTTGTATTTGTGATGCTAATGTGAAGGGACCTGTCACACACCCCCTAACGCCCTCCAAAGATGGCTTCTCAACTCTAACAATCTCAGCAACCAATTCAGCTTCAGGAATTCTAATTTTCGGTAGGGGAGGAGTATAATCATCAGAGATGGGTTTACTTAATGAAAAGATACCGTTAAATTCACTGATCAAGCCAATTTCAACCAATGGATTTAGGAATATGGATATGAAGTTGCGGAGTTGAGGGTATGGGGGGTAATCAACACCAATTGCTATGAGATCACGGAAAACCCTTGCAACATTTTCATTGCTATGAGGAAGAGGGAAGCTTCCAACATGACTCGTATACATGTGAATATAGTATTGCAAGAAATCTAAATGAATTTAACTATCCAGAATACTACAGATTCTGGAGGTAAGAGTTAAAAATTATTAGAGGCTTAAGTAAACTATTCAATTGTGAGCAAAATTAGGATACTTATAACACACAACTTAAGGCTACCAAACATTATGATATCAAATGAAATTGTAAATTCACAGGACTATAACACCCTCTTCCTAAACCTATACGAGGAACTTGAACCACATATAAAAGAGCTGTCCAAGGGGAGGATTGAATATGAAGATTTCACAAAGAAGATTTCAAGTAGTAGGGCAGCACTACAACCAGTGAGCAGTTGGCTATACCCATTGGAACCCATAATTAGAGCCATAAGGAAGATAGGTAGGAGGGGGGTTAACGTATACTGCTACAAAGACTACAACTATGAGAAGAGGATACATGAAATAACCACTGAAATAACCATACTAACGGCGAAGAGCAAGATATTTGGGAAGATAAATACCGAGGAATGGAAGAGGAAGATTAGGGAGAGAGCATTACTGGTGGATGAGGCATTAAGAGTTGAAGCACGAAAAATACATGCAAAATCCATGGGTTTAAGCATATGCATATCAAACCCAACTGGATATAGGCTTGGTGAAGTCTTATCGAGAATGGGTGATGAAGTTCAGGTGGAGGAAGTTATGAAAAACTACTATCCAACACCACTGGAGGAAATGGAAATTAAACTTAGAAGCATGGAGTTAAGCGACGATGAAATCAAGGAATATGTAAAGGAACATTTGGAATATGTGGAAAAATACGTTTTAACCAGTGAAAATATCGATCAAGCATATTATAGATGGCTGTATGATAAGCACCCTGAACTCAGAGATACTATAAGCCAATATGAAATTGAAATGTTGGGGAAGCTGATTAAAAGATAGGTGGAGATCTATAGTATCTGCCAACGATGGGTATCTTCTCCCCACATCTCGGGCATGTATTATCTGGATTCAAATTATATTCAATTATGGAGAATATGTATCGCTTAATGAGGAGTTTTGAGCATTTTGGGCAGTATGTATTCTCCTTATCATGACCTGGAACATTCCCAATATAAACGTAATTTAACCCCTCATCATGACCAATCTTCCAAGCCTTCTCCAAAATCTCCACAGGAGTCCTCTTTGGATATAACTTATGTTCTAAAGCTTTATATGCAGGGTAGTATTGTGTGACATGCCAAGGGGTATTTTCACCCAAATCCCTCTTAATCCTACTGGCAATCCCCCTCAAACAATCCTCATCATCATTAACTCCAGGTATCACTAAAGTTGTAATTTCAACATGAACTCCACGCTTCTTAAACTCCACACAATTCCTCCAAACCTTCTCAACATCAGCTCCACAATACTTCCATACAGCTTCAGCATCACCCTTAATATCGACGTTGGTGGCATCTAAACCTGCATCACAAAGCATCTGGAGAGCTTCAATAGTCATATAACCATTAGTTACAAAGGTATTGTAGTATCCATGCTGCTTAGCCAACTTAAATACATCCACCGAATACTCTAAGAATAGTGTTGGCTCATTAAATGACATGCTGGTTCCAATGCAACCATACTCTCCAACCATACTCACAAACTCCTTTGGTGACATATAGTTACTCCACCTCAAATCCGGTGGATACTTACTTATCATATAGTTTTGACACCATGGACATGTGAAATTGCAAGACCAACTACCAATGGTTAGAGCATAACTTCCAGGGTAAAAGTGGAATAATGGTTTCTTCTCAATGGGGTTAGCGCTTATTGAAGATATATTCCCATAAACCAATGTGTACAGCTTCCCATTGATATTCACTCTAGTTCTACAGAAACCAGTATCTCCAGGCTTAATTACGCATAACCTCTCACAATTCCTACATCTAACATCCCCATCAAGCTTATCATACAATAATGCTTCCCTAACACATGGATTACCCAGTATCTTCAAGGGTTTACACCTTAAACTTTTCAGCCAACTTCAGGAGGTTATTAAGCAATATATCCTCATTATTTGGGGTTTTAACGAATAATGGTATATTCTTCCTTCTAGTGGCTTTATGTGATATGAAAAGCCATTCCCCAGTATCGAGTTGTGCAGTTTTATCAAGTATTTCAGGGCTCACCCCAGATGCATCTGCAATCACATGCCTATCATAACTTCTGGGAAGAGTCCCAGCATAATAGCTGTGTAATTGTTGTATGGCATTAACATTTAATCTAGCAACCCTCTGCGTACTTATCCACCCATGAATCCTATACTTCCTACCCTGCCTTAGAAGCCTCTCCACATCCATATTGGATTGGAATGTTAAATCCTCCTTCCTAACATCATCTGGAATGAATTCTTGAGCTTCATCCAAAACCACAAGTATCCTTGGACCACCAAACCTCCTCTTCCTCAAAGTGAATAATGCACTAATGAATTTTGATGTGAAATCCCTTGCTTGGAGTGGATCTGGGATGTATGCAACCATAAGCTTATGATCACCACCCATAATGAGCTCAGCGATATTCCAAGGGGATAAACCACTCTCAACAGGCTCTTCATATTCAACATTGTTCAATTTATCTCTGAAAATCTCCAAAACCCCATTAAACTTTGTTCTAGACCTACCACTCTCCAATCTAGCCAAAACATCATTTATTAAGCTGACTAAAGTATTTCTAACGTCCCTATACTCATCTTTAGTTGCAATCTCATGGATTGTAATTTCATGTGGAAGCTTACTTGCAATGGCATTCAACTTATAATATAGGTCTGATGCAAGGATCTTTGTAAGTTGATTCTGATCATCCCTCAACTCATCTATCAAGCTTATCATGTAACTCAACTTATCACTCTCACGCCCCTCCAAATCAATTTTGCAAATCCTATTCCCACCAACCAAATTCAATAGGTGATACTCTAAAGCCTCCCTCAACCTACTATTCCCCACAAGCTTATCCTCCAAACTTTCAGGGATAACTTGAGACGCGAAGAAGGATTCCAATATATCATCACTGCCAAGTAGGTCTTCAGTGGATAATATCATCCCATGATCAATGATCTCATCCAAGAGGTTTATGCTATACTCCCCAGCAACATCAATTATGAATATGGATGTATTTGGGAGGTTATGTAAAACCTTCCTAACAATTATGGATGTTAAATTGGATTTACCGCAACCAGTAAATCCGAAAACACCACCATGAAACTTAATTAAGTTTAGAATATCAATCTTCAATTTATGTTGAAAACCAATTATTTCTCCAATTTCAACCCCCCTTTCAACATTGACAAGTTTATCAATAGCCCAAGAGGATAGTAGGTGAGCTTTAGCCCCAACAAGAGGCATCATATTTGGATCATAATGGAAGTCTATTGAACCATTTGAAACATTCATAACATACCCAGTGTATACAGCTCCAATATCAACCCAAGTATCTTCAGAGTCGCCCCACATGGAATATATCTTCACCAAGAAATCATTCCTCAAAGCTTTAGGCATACTCACATCCATGGAAAGCTCTTGAATATGTAGAGGCCTAACACTGAAGGTCTCGTAGATGAGATACTTCAATTCACCCTCAGTAGGCCTCTCCACAGCTATGAATGATGGTTTTGAAAGCCTATCAAGAACTGCGAGATTAAATGAAGCTTCAAAAACACCAATAATGCTCTTTAAAACTATCTTCCCCTCCTCATAGGAAGTCTTTATGGATGTTTCACGAAGCCTAGCATTAAATGCACCATTAATATCATCAAACCATGGAGTATCCTTATCCATGAGGTAAGCCCAAATAATAATCAGTGAACCGATGTATAATAATATTTTGCGTTAAGATATGTTTAGTATCGAATCCTGAAATCCTTAAACTCCCCCTTATACTCCTCCCAGAAAACTTCAACATCATCAACCCTAGCCAATGGAGGCCCTTCACGAGCCCACTCCAAAACCCTCATAACAGCATCTTCACGCCCCTCAAGAACGGCTTCAACCCTACCATCAGGGAGATTCCTAACCCAACCAGTAACACCATACCTAGAAGCCACATTACGCATATTAGATCTAAAGAAGACCCCCTGAACCCTCCCAGAAATGAATATGTGAGCTCTAACCATCTTCCCAGAAGACAATTAAACCACCAAACTCAAATATAATATTGGGTAGAAATAAAGGTAACCCATATGGGATGCGGAATTACATGAATATGATGAGTGGCGATAAAGATGGAGGGAAACTATGAGATTACAAGATTGAGAAACTCGTTGAACCAGATAATAAGGATATTTGAGAATAGGGTTAGAGAGATGAGTACAATACCATACTACAAGGATTTCATAAGAGAATATAGGGATGAAAAATTGTATGATAAGTTTAAAGAATTCTTCGGGGAAGGGGATTTCAAGATAGTGGGTATAGATGGATCTTTAACTCAAGAGAGAAGGATGGAAATGCTAATATTCTACGTATGTGCAGTGGGATTCTACGGTTACATGAACATCAAAAACAATGAAATAACATTGGATGTGAGTAGAGCAAGGGAGGAGGAAGCCATAAGCATATCAACAAGCATACCACTATGGATGGAAGACATACCAAACATAGACCCAGAATACGAGTATGCACCAGACGACTTCGAAATGATGAAAACCATAGACAGCATACCATACGCATTAATGACCATGAGCGAATTAAAACTAGCCAACGACCAAATAAACTCAGAGGAAGTGAAAGTTGTAATACTTGATAGAATGCTATCTGGAACTTATGGTCCAGCTTCAAGAGACTTCAGGAACCTACTGAAGAGGGGGAAATCAATAATATGCAAAGTAAATACGTCAAAGGGGAATCCAAGCATGCTAGACATAAACCTAGCTGGATACATGGGTCCAGGAAACATACACATACCATTCAGAGACCCATACACAGCATACGCAGCAATAAGAAGGCTAATTGAAGAAATGAATTTAGGGGAGAATAAGTTTAAGAAGAGGGATCTACCAAAAATATTGAATGTTGGGGAGGAGACTGCAAAGGAAGCTTTAAGAGACATAATGCAATTGAACATGAAGTACAATGGCGAATTAATGGTGGATGAAGGGGAATACATAACAATAAACCCAAACGTGAAGGGATATTGGGATAGGGTTTGGCAAGCCACAGAAACCATTCTGAAAAGGATATATGAAGAGAGGAATGAACATCCACTAATGTTCAATGAAGAAGATTGGATAACAACACTAGATCTAAACACAATAAACCTATACATAATATACTCCATAATGGATAAAGCAGTGAAAATGAATAAGCTAATCATAGGGATAATTAAGGATACGAATGCCACAGACCTCATGAGATCAACAATACCATACATCCTAAACATGAAGAAGATCGAGCAGAAAGGTATCCCAAGATTTAGAAGCGATAAAGCATTACTATCACTAATAAGCTCAGTAAACTACTCGAAGATAAAAGTTCCATGGAGAACAATAGAATACGATTCCACAATGACAACAATAATACAAGAACAAATCAATGGGGGAATGAAGTTCAAAGCTGCAAGGGAGATTATTGGTAGGGAGCAATTCACATTGAAAGGATACTTCCAATTGAGGGCATTAACGGAAGATCCCTCAATAAGGAGCAATGTATTCTCATACGATAGACCAGTATACCCAAAATACGACTTGAAAATGAAGAGGGAGCTTAAATGCATACAATTCGACAAGGAAATAGTTTTGGAGCCAATAATGGAGTTAGGGGACCAGGAAAACGTGATTGGAGACATAATACTACACATACTATCAAGATCAGATAACCCACACCTACTTGAAGAAATGGGACACAACCACCTACTATTCCTAGCAGATAAACTTGCAAAGATAATGAGTAAAAGGGCATCGAAAGTTATTGATGGATTAACAAGCCTAGACCTAATGGCTACAACAAAGAAGTATAAAGCATACTTCATAGCAAGAAGATTCAGAGACATAAGGAGCGAAATAGAACATATAAGAGAAATAAAAGCGAAACAAATGTAGATTGGATGAACTAATTATGCTATACATACTACACACCACCGGACAATGCAACCTAAAATGCAAATACTGTGGTGGAAGCTTCCCACAAAAACTCGTACCATGGAAAATTGAATACAACATAGAAGACTTGAAAAATTTCATGGAAGGAGACCCAGAACCAATAATAGCATTCTACGGTGGAGAACCACTACTCAACGCGAAATTCGTAAGGAAAGTTATGGATGAAATAAGAGATGCAAAATACGTCATACAAACCAACGCCACACTAATCGAAAACCTCGAAAGAGAGTATTGGTTAAGGTTCAATGCAATCCTACTATCAATAGATGGAAGGAGGAAGGTGACAGACTACTATAGGGGGAGAGGAATATACGATAAAGTTATAGATGCAGCCAGAAAACTTAGAAGGATAGGATACAATGGGGATCTAATAGCCAGAATGACAGTATCAGAGAAATCCAAAATATACGCTGAAGTAAAACATTTAGAATCACTAAAACTATTCAACCACATACATTGGCAATTAAATGTTGTGTGGAGTGAAAGATGGAAGAACTTTGATGAATGGTGTAAGAACAGTTACATACCAGGATTCAAAAAGCTCGTGGAAGAATGGTTAAGGAATGCTGAGAAGGGGTATGTAATTGGAATAACGCCAATATTGGGAGTATTGAAAGTTGAGATCACGGGTAAGGATATGGAGAGCCCACCATGCGGTTCAGGGAAAACCTCAATAAGCATATGTAGCAATGGAAAGGTATATGCATGCCCAATAGCGGTAGACTCAAAATGGGCTGAAATTGGAAACATATACAATAATGATTGGAGAACTGTAGGGAAGGTATCGATAGGTGATCCATGCATAAAATGCCAATACTACAGGTATTGTGGTGGAAGATGCCTATACGCATACATGGAAAGGCTATGGGGTGAAGAGGGGTTTAGAAGCATATGCAGAATAACTAAGAAAACGATAAGGGAAGTTGTGAAGATCGCGGGAAGAGTTATCGAGCTGATAGAGAAGGGAATAGTAGTGGAGGAGGAAGTAGTGTATCCGAAGTTTAATAATACAGTAGAGATAATACCATAGTTATTCAAGGACTATCATGGTTAAAGTGGATTTAACGTTTGGTGTACGCCTAATCTTCATGGAAATAATATTCTTCAACTCCTCAATACCCTCAGCCTCAATTTTAACCACAATATCGTATACACCATAAACCACATAAACCTCCTTCACACCCTCAATATTAAAGAGTGCATCACGAACTTCAAGTTCAGTGCCAGTCTCAACATTAATGAAGACAAAGGCCGTGGAGGGCAAGATAAACCCCAACAAAATTTATAGAACATACTTTTAAATGTTTACCCAACCAAGAAAATGGTAAAAAATGGGTTTAATTTAGTTGGACGCTGGAGCTGCTGAAGCCGCCGAAGCCCTCTTCTTACGATAATCAGAATATATTATGTATAGAAGACCCAAACAACATAGAGCTGTCATTATCGGCGCATAGACGCCTGCCTCAGGAGTCCCAATACCACTAGCTTCCCATGGGAAGTACTTACTACCAAGGAGCAATTCAAACCTCTGTATAAGCAAAGACTCTCTACCCATAACAGTATTAGCGAAGCTCGCACCCAAAGCTCCAAGGATAAACCATCTAGCAACCCTATTAGCGGATTTCAAAGGCCCACGCATCTCCACTGTGAATATGAAGAAGAATATCGATACGAAGGTACCTATGAACAGTACAAACCTATTAAAGGTTGTATATGGATCGGCTGCAAAAAGCGGATTTACAATAGCAGCATTAATTTGTGTTACGAAATCTGCTCTAACAGTACCCCTCAACATAGTGCCAGTACCATAACCTATACCTATAGCTATTGGAATCCTATAAAGCCAGAAATACTTCTTGGAGAAGAAGAAGTAGTAGCATAATCCTATTATAGCCCATGGAATCACGAAATCCCATCTACCACGGTAAACCACTGGATTGTATAAGTAGTTTTGGAAATACCATAAGTCTACTGAAACACCATAACCAACACTTAAAGCCACATATAGATGTTCAACAAATCTGAAAAGTGGGTTCTCTCTATATAGGTATGAGAGGCATCCAAAACTTACGAATACAGCAGTCCAAACGAATAGTATATCGAGAGCTGTAACCATACCCCCTCACCTCCCAACACGAGCCTTCTTAGCAAAGTAGCTTAAGTTTCCAAGGATAATACCCACCACCAATAGGTAGTGGACTGCAGATTGAGCATTCATTGCCTGTGGAGCACCACTCAATCCAAGTTCACCAAGCAATATTTCATATTCCGCTGCACCCCTAAGGCTGTTTAAGAGGCCGATATAGCCTATATCCCCCTTCTTACCAGCATCATAGTATGGTAGATACCCTGGAACTGATACTCCAGGTAGACCTACTGCGAAAACCAGTGCAGGTGGAGGCTTCTTTGTAGCCCAATACTGTAGATATGTTCCGGGGCCGGGGGCTCCAGCTGCAAAGGATATCACCATACTGGCATACTTTATCCCATCAAACTTCTTAACGAGTGGGAGTGTGGCTATTGGGTTTCCATAGTAGTCTTGAGTCATAGCTCCAGTAATAGTATCGAATATCCTAATGATTAGGGCGGTAGTTGCCAGATAACCTAAATTCACCACATGCTTACCATACTCCTTGGTAATCAATCTTGTTGGGTTTTCAGGATCTAATCCTGTATGATCAATACTCCTCCAAATTTGATCAGCCATTATAGGCCCTTCACCCCACATACCAAGAATGTAAATATATACAGGCCTCTTCACAAGATGTCTGAATACCAGTATAGCTTGTGGATGAAGCTCCGCATGCGCACCACCATAATCAAAGGATAATACAACTAGGGAGCCTGGTGGAAGCTTCTCTATATAATCAAACATATCCTTCGTATATTGAGTTATGCTGAGTGGTGAGGGAGCTACCACAGCCACTGGAATTGCAATGCAAAGTGCGGTTAATAGGTATAGCCATCTTGGATCTAAAGCCTCAAAAAACTCATACCAAGGCCTACCCATCTCTACTCACCTCCAGCAAGGGTTGGTCTACGCTCATACGCAAATATCACCCTAACACCATAAGCCATAGCACCTATAGCTGTGCATATGGATACTGCACGCATAGCAGAGGTATTCCAGTAATCCATAATCCAAGCTCTAATTGGATCGAAGAATGGGAATATTGCTGAATTTATAGGTGCATTCCCCATTAAAACGAGGAATCCAGATATTAGGAGTAATGCTGCATCAACGTTCCTAGCCCTGAAAGCACGGTAACCAGCGGAAATAATGAAGAATCCAAGTAATGCGAACATCATGCTGCTAGCAACGCTACTCACACACCAGTAGAAGTAGTTCCAAATTGTACGTGTATTATCATAAATCCATTTGGGTACGATAGCCCCCTTTGGATCCAATGCATATCTGCCACCAAGAACACTAATTATGGCCATAAATGGGAGCATAATCAGAATTATCATGCTATACTGCCAATAAGGACGTTTACGCGTAACATTCCTATAGTGAATCCTGTAAACATTTATGGCGCCAATTCCAATAGCCATGGCACCCATTGCATTGAAGTAGTCTAGCATTGTGGTTTCAAGGTAGCTTGACAAGCTAAACGTTCCAACCCTAATGTCAATGTACCATTCAAATACATATAATATGCCAAAAATAAAGCATAGTGCTAATGGTATGGACCTCTTATAGTCGAGTAATAATGAGCGGAAGCCCACGCCCATCACCTCACTTAGCAAGTAAATCCAATAAGAACCTACTCCCAGCAGTTATTAGTACGATACCTACAATTAGCAGTATGAAGGATATGTATTTCCCAAGGTCATGTGCAAAGAGAACTCCAATAATCTTTGGATCCCTAGTTATATATGCTGCTGCAGCGTAAAGTTCCTCACCAAGCAAAACATAATCGCATGCAGCTACGAAGAAGGGTAACTGAACAGTGCTAGTTGTACCGGCAACTTGTATAGCTCCAATGTTGAATCCGGCTTCAGCAAGCTCTAATGATTCAGCGTAGAAGTATCCTAGGAAGAAGTTTGCTGCAGGCCTCTCCCTCTGGAATATGCCTAAGCATCCTTGAGCATATGCGAATTGCTCACTTGCAATGAACCTTACGAATTCAGGCTGATACATGTCAGCCTTACCCTCCATAGTATAAGCTTGCTTAACAATACCCTCAGCAGCCATGTAAACAGTATAATACCTATTTGCCACAATAAGTGGAATACCATATCTAGCAGTCTTTCTTGCAATATCACCTAAAATTGATAGTGCAGCAAGAGTTTCAAGTGCGCCAATGCCGCTCATCCCTGGTGAGAAGAATACTGGTTTACCCATCTCAGTGGCTCTTCCAATAGCTTCATCTATAGCCTCCACAGCGGGAATCTTCCTAACTTTAACCTTCTCAGGCCTCCTCTTAGAAAGCTCTAATGCAAATATTGTTAGTATTCCGAAGATTAGTAGTAGGAATCCCTGCGCCATCCTACCAGAAATCACTCGAAACTCTATTTGAGCCAAATCCAGTAGTATCATGTATACCACATCTAAAGGATTTTTCTCAAAAAAGGAGGTAATCAAAAATATTTTTTGTTATGGAAGGTATATAAGTTTTACGATATAAAGGGAGTAAAATTTAAATACTGAATTTAAAGTCTATTGAA encodes the following:
- a CDS encoding methionine synthase produces the protein MYTSHVGSFPLPHSNENVARVFRDLIAIGVDYPPYPQLRNFISIFLNPLVEIGLISEFNGIFSLSKPISDDYTPPLPKIRIPEAELVAEIVRVEKPSLEGVRGCVTGPFTLASQIQLTPERRDISSSMLSKRGFVLQYMVNFVRRYVEYLYNELGFNFIVVDEPILSVIVGSNRILFGYTAEDIINSFNTILSGVDFAGVHVCGLIPPLLKNILLNAKYIKILDHEFKDTPRNIEVYKFDELEKHDKFISFGCVSSKNPNVESEDDIAKLINVGIERFGDRLIMVKPDCGFRGLIGYFKNPEDAYRVSIEKLKRIVNVVKGFKKGSL
- the amrS gene encoding AmmeMemoRadiSam system radical SAM enzyme translates to MKILGNPCVREALLYDKLDGDVRCRNCERLCVIKPGDTGFCRTRVNINGKLYTLVYGNISSISANPIEKKPLFHFYPGSYALTIGSWSCNFTCPWCQNYMISKYPPDLRWSNYMSPKEFVSMVGEYGCIGTSMSFNEPTLFLEYSVDVFKLAKQHGYYNTFVTNGYMTIEALQMLCDAGLDATNVDIKGDAEAVWKYCGADVEKVWRNCVEFKKRGVHVEITTLVIPGVNDDEDCLRGIASRIKRDLGENTPWHVTQYYPAYKALEHKLYPKRTPVEILEKAWKIGHDEGLNYVYIGNVPGHDKENTYCPKCSKLLIKRYIFSIIEYNLNPDNTCPRCGEKIPIVGRYYRSPPIF
- a CDS encoding ATP-binding protein, which translates into the protein MDKDTPWFDDINGAFNARLRETSIKTSYEEGKIVLKSIIGVFEASFNLAVLDRLSKPSFIAVERPTEGELKYLIYETFSVRPLHIQELSMDVSMPKALRNDFLVKIYSMWGDSEDTWVDIGAVYTGYVMNVSNGSIDFHYDPNMMPLVGAKAHLLSSWAIDKLVNVERGVEIGEIIGFQHKLKIDILNLIKFHGGVFGFTGCGKSNLTSIIVRKVLHNLPNTSIFIIDVAGEYSINLLDEIIDHGMILSTEDLLGSDDILESFFASQVIPESLEDKLVGNSRLREALEYHLLNLVGGNRICKIDLEGRESDKLSYMISLIDELRDDQNQLTKILASDLYYKLNAIASKLPHEITIHEIATKDEYRDVRNTLVSLINDVLARLESGRSRTKFNGVLEIFRDKLNNVEYEEPVESGLSPWNIAELIMGGDHKLMVAYIPDPLQARDFTSKFISALFTLRKRRFGGPRILVVLDEAQEFIPDDVRKEDLTFQSNMDVERLLRQGRKYRIHGWISTQRVARLNVNAIQQLHSYYAGTLPRSYDRHVIADASGVSPEILDKTAQLDTGEWLFISHKATRRKNIPLFVKTPNNEDILLNNLLKLAEKFKV
- a CDS encoding acylphosphatase, which encodes MVRAHIFISGRVQGVFFRSNMRNVASRYGVTGWVRNLPDGRVEAVLEGREDAVMRVLEWAREGPPLARVDDVEVFWEEYKGEFKDFRIRY
- a CDS encoding TIGR04084 family radical SAM/SPASM domain-containing protein, producing the protein MDELIMLYILHTTGQCNLKCKYCGGSFPQKLVPWKIEYNIEDLKNFMEGDPEPIIAFYGGEPLLNAKFVRKVMDEIRDAKYVIQTNATLIENLEREYWLRFNAILLSIDGRRKVTDYYRGRGIYDKVIDAARKLRRIGYNGDLIARMTVSEKSKIYAEVKHLESLKLFNHIHWQLNVVWSERWKNFDEWCKNSYIPGFKKLVEEWLRNAEKGYVIGITPILGVLKVEITGKDMESPPCGSGKTSISICSNGKVYACPIAVDSKWAEIGNIYNNDWRTVGKVSIGDPCIKCQYYRYCGGRCLYAYMERLWGEEGFRSICRITKKTIREVVKIAGRVIELIEKGIVVEEEVVYPKFNNTVEIIP
- a CDS encoding Lrp/AsnC ligand binding domain-containing protein; the protein is MPSTAFVFINVETGTELEVRDALFNIEGVKEVYVVYGVYDIVVKIEAEGIEELKNIISMKIRRTPNVKSTLTMIVLE